In one Lolium rigidum isolate FL_2022 chromosome 3, APGP_CSIRO_Lrig_0.1, whole genome shotgun sequence genomic region, the following are encoded:
- the LOC124696616 gene encoding remorin 1.4-like isoform X3 — protein sequence MNSDEEYSAAFAATIAAAAYAIAAREEKLEAQKKPFPVDVPTAAPHVQPPIKRGESTRKPTGGSKVSRWFSAKETAEDDYDGPANVSVRRPLKPEQRKPGGTGSDQKVPLPLPPKMLDSSVSAKKPSGSSRKSPDRRGSKRFEQEQAIQRAPSAVRPATSYQSRRNDDVAAGVTAIAGTQTKAEAWEKAKLARIREEYDKMIETISEWETEKKVKAKRQKEQKEVELDKKRAKTLAEYNQEMTRINKIAGGARSMAEERKYDDEKRIREKSKKIRSTGKSPRGCCF from the exons ATGAACAGCGACGAGGAATACAGCGCTGCATTTGCAGCCACAATTGCTGCCGCAGCATATGCAATCGCGGCACGAGAAGAGAAGCTAGAAGCTCAGAAGAAGCCCTTCCCCGTTGATGTGCCGACTGCTGCGCCTCATGTCCAGCCACCGATCAAGAGAGGCGAAAGCACAAGAAAGCCTACAGGAGGCAGCAAGGTCTCAAGATGGTTCAGTGCCAAAGAGACTGCAGAAGATGACTACGACGGACCAG CCAATGTATCAGTAAGGAGGCCGCTGAAACCAGAACAGAGAAAGCCTGGAGGCACTGGCTCGGATCAGAAGGTGCCACTGCCACTGCCACCAAAGATGCTTGATTCTTCTGTAAGTGCGAAGAAGCCTTCAGGTTCCTCCAGAAAATCACCAGACAGGAGAGGGAGTAAGAGGTTTGAGCAGGAGCAGGCAATTCAGAGGGCACCATCAGCTGTCAGGCCAGCGACATCATATCAGTCCAGACGGAACGACGATGTCGCAGCTGGAGTAACTGCTATTGCCGGCACACAAACCAAGGCTGAAGCATGGGAGAAGGCAAAGCTTGCAAGAATCAGGGAGGA GTACGACAAGATGATCGAGACCATATCTGAATGGGAAACTGAGAAGAAGGTGAAGGCCAAGCGCCAAAAAGAACAAAAAGAG GTTGAGTTGGACAAGAAGAGAGCAAAAACACTGGCAGAATACAATCAGGAAATGACAAGGATCAACAAAATTGCTGGAGGGGCAAGGTCAATGGCAGAGGAAAGGAAATATGATGATGAGAAAAGGATCAGAGAGAAGTCGAAGAAGATACGATCAACTGGAAAGTCTCCCCGTGGGTGCTGCTTTTGA
- the LOC124696616 gene encoding uncharacterized protein At3g61260-like isoform X1 has translation MDGDLKTRRVQFSGVGKTDKGARQSSTIQTQEDTAFGRAQMNSDEEYSAAFAATIAAAAYAIAAREEKLEAQKKPFPVDVPTAAPHVQPPIKRGESTRKPTGGSKVSRWFSAKETAEDDYDGPANVSVRRPLKPEQRKPGGTGSDQKVPLPLPPKMLDSSVSAKKPSGSSRKSPDRRGSKRFEQEQAIQRAPSAVRPATSYQSRRNDDVAAGVTAIAGTQTKAEAWEKAKLARIREEYDKMIETISEWETEKKVKAKRQKEQKEVELDKKRAKTLAEYNQEMTRINKIAGGARSMAEERKYDDEKRIREKSKKIRSTGKSPRGCCF, from the exons ATGGACGGCGATCTGAAGACGCGAAG GGTTCAGTTTTCTGGAGTAGGAAAGACAGACAAAGGTGCCAGGCAATCTTCAACGATACAGACGCAAGAAGACACAGCTTTTGGAAGAG CGCAAATGAACAGCGACGAGGAATACAGCGCTGCATTTGCAGCCACAATTGCTGCCGCAGCATATGCAATCGCGGCACGAGAAGAGAAGCTAGAAGCTCAGAAGAAGCCCTTCCCCGTTGATGTGCCGACTGCTGCGCCTCATGTCCAGCCACCGATCAAGAGAGGCGAAAGCACAAGAAAGCCTACAGGAGGCAGCAAGGTCTCAAGATGGTTCAGTGCCAAAGAGACTGCAGAAGATGACTACGACGGACCAG CCAATGTATCAGTAAGGAGGCCGCTGAAACCAGAACAGAGAAAGCCTGGAGGCACTGGCTCGGATCAGAAGGTGCCACTGCCACTGCCACCAAAGATGCTTGATTCTTCTGTAAGTGCGAAGAAGCCTTCAGGTTCCTCCAGAAAATCACCAGACAGGAGAGGGAGTAAGAGGTTTGAGCAGGAGCAGGCAATTCAGAGGGCACCATCAGCTGTCAGGCCAGCGACATCATATCAGTCCAGACGGAACGACGATGTCGCAGCTGGAGTAACTGCTATTGCCGGCACACAAACCAAGGCTGAAGCATGGGAGAAGGCAAAGCTTGCAAGAATCAGGGAGGA GTACGACAAGATGATCGAGACCATATCTGAATGGGAAACTGAGAAGAAGGTGAAGGCCAAGCGCCAAAAAGAACAAAAAGAG GTTGAGTTGGACAAGAAGAGAGCAAAAACACTGGCAGAATACAATCAGGAAATGACAAGGATCAACAAAATTGCTGGAGGGGCAAGGTCAATGGCAGAGGAAAGGAAATATGATGATGAGAAAAGGATCAGAGAGAAGTCGAAGAAGATACGATCAACTGGAAAGTCTCCCCGTGGGTGCTGCTTTTGA
- the LOC124696616 gene encoding uncharacterized protein At3g61260-like isoform X2, protein MDGDLKTRRVQFSGVGKTDKGARQSSTIQTQEDTAFGRAQMNSDEEYSAAFAATIAAAAYAIAAREEKLEAQKKPFPVDVPTAAPHVQPPIKRGESTRKPTGGSKVSRWFSAKETAEDDYDGPANVSVRRPLKPEQRKPGGTGSDQKVPLPLPPKMLDSSVSAKKPSGSSRKSPDRRGSKRFEQEQAIQRAPSAVRPATSYQSRRNDDVAAGVTAIAGTQTKAEAWEKAKLARIREEYDKMIETISEWETEKKVELDKKRAKTLAEYNQEMTRINKIAGGARSMAEERKYDDEKRIREKSKKIRSTGKSPRGCCF, encoded by the exons ATGGACGGCGATCTGAAGACGCGAAG GGTTCAGTTTTCTGGAGTAGGAAAGACAGACAAAGGTGCCAGGCAATCTTCAACGATACAGACGCAAGAAGACACAGCTTTTGGAAGAG CGCAAATGAACAGCGACGAGGAATACAGCGCTGCATTTGCAGCCACAATTGCTGCCGCAGCATATGCAATCGCGGCACGAGAAGAGAAGCTAGAAGCTCAGAAGAAGCCCTTCCCCGTTGATGTGCCGACTGCTGCGCCTCATGTCCAGCCACCGATCAAGAGAGGCGAAAGCACAAGAAAGCCTACAGGAGGCAGCAAGGTCTCAAGATGGTTCAGTGCCAAAGAGACTGCAGAAGATGACTACGACGGACCAG CCAATGTATCAGTAAGGAGGCCGCTGAAACCAGAACAGAGAAAGCCTGGAGGCACTGGCTCGGATCAGAAGGTGCCACTGCCACTGCCACCAAAGATGCTTGATTCTTCTGTAAGTGCGAAGAAGCCTTCAGGTTCCTCCAGAAAATCACCAGACAGGAGAGGGAGTAAGAGGTTTGAGCAGGAGCAGGCAATTCAGAGGGCACCATCAGCTGTCAGGCCAGCGACATCATATCAGTCCAGACGGAACGACGATGTCGCAGCTGGAGTAACTGCTATTGCCGGCACACAAACCAAGGCTGAAGCATGGGAGAAGGCAAAGCTTGCAAGAATCAGGGAGGA GTACGACAAGATGATCGAGACCATATCTGAATGGGAAACTGAGAAGAAG GTTGAGTTGGACAAGAAGAGAGCAAAAACACTGGCAGAATACAATCAGGAAATGACAAGGATCAACAAAATTGCTGGAGGGGCAAGGTCAATGGCAGAGGAAAGGAAATATGATGATGAGAAAAGGATCAGAGAGAAGTCGAAGAAGATACGATCAACTGGAAAGTCTCCCCGTGGGTGCTGCTTTTGA